The Akkermansia sp. N21116 genome includes a region encoding these proteins:
- a CDS encoding efflux RND transporter permease subunit, producing the protein MISELFIHRPKFAIVIAILMVLAGVICVSRIPIAEYPEIAPPTINVRTTYEGASAQTVMETVGIPLEQELNGLENLLYFSSTSDNSGGYSVNITFKSGSDSDINMVNVQNALKRVEHSLPTEVVNQGITIKKRTSDILGFFSFRADPKKMSNLQLNNYVKTRVKDVIARIDGIASSDIMGAKDYSMRIWLDSVRMSALNITPGDVAAAIREQNIQAAAGSIGDQSNDSFVQYKVNVTGRLKTVEEFSNIIVRTSDDGDIVKIRDIARIELGAESYTGSSRANGKTSVNMAVYRNDDSNALETMKTVKKTLEELKVSFPDGVSYEVSYDPTEYIIATMYEIIETLVIALLLVVGITYLFLQDWRATLIPALAIPVSLLGTFVILLPLGFSINVLTMFGLILVIGSLVDDGIIVVENTIRLMDTEGLSPLEATKKSMHQITGAIIATTLVTVAIYIPIAFIGGMVGNIYLQFSVTMCVALCLSAVNALTLSPALCVMLLKKRKKQRRFNIFRPFNATLEFSRRSYLKISGVFVRRAWLTLLALAAVLFADWKLFEILPSSFLPQEDKGTLFVDIQLPPGAALSRTEEARTQAEVMLMAMPGVRQVSSVTGFSFTGGSGENVGMCIVQLQPWNKRTTPDLQIDALLGKAQGMLATIPSANIKVFSPPAIMGLGVTGGISFMLQAAGDETPKQLEQHMNDMLDQIRKIPGVVTAFSSYEANTPQLFMHLDRQKAQTMHVPVNRIFSTLQGKLASLYVNDFNMDGYAFKVKIQSDTKERVGIRDIMSTYIQNNEGEMVPLSSVATLSYITGPRQITRYNQLMCANIQCIIKAGSSSGEIMKQIESLKLPANYSIAWTDMSYQERENDGQILFLMMLAFIFGYLFLVAQYESWTTPMSVIVSVSVAIMGALAGLLICGSSLSIYAQLGLVMLVGLASKNAILMVEFSKEDHERGATIQQAALNGASQRFRAVLMTAISFIIGVFPMVIATGAGAASRQAIGITTFYGMICATCVGILLIPGLYSMFQRMREFTRNKVKRSGRIHPQKNQEKLPDETATDPSVQ; encoded by the coding sequence ATGATTTCGGAACTTTTCATCCACCGGCCTAAATTCGCTATCGTCATCGCCATTCTCATGGTGTTGGCCGGCGTCATCTGCGTATCGCGCATCCCCATTGCAGAATACCCGGAAATCGCCCCTCCGACCATCAACGTCCGCACCACATACGAAGGAGCCAGCGCCCAAACGGTTATGGAAACCGTGGGCATCCCGCTGGAACAGGAACTCAACGGGCTGGAAAACCTGCTCTACTTTTCGTCCACTTCAGACAACAGCGGCGGCTATTCCGTCAATATCACCTTCAAAAGCGGATCGGACTCGGACATCAACATGGTCAATGTCCAAAACGCTCTAAAACGCGTCGAACACAGCTTGCCAACAGAAGTCGTCAACCAGGGTATTACCATCAAAAAGCGTACCTCTGACATTCTCGGATTCTTCTCCTTCCGGGCAGATCCGAAAAAAATGAGCAACCTCCAGCTCAACAACTATGTCAAAACGCGCGTCAAAGACGTCATTGCCCGCATCGACGGCATCGCCAGTTCAGACATCATGGGAGCCAAGGATTACAGCATGCGCATCTGGCTGGACTCCGTCCGCATGTCCGCACTGAATATCACCCCTGGCGATGTTGCCGCCGCCATCCGCGAACAGAACATCCAAGCTGCAGCCGGTTCCATAGGAGACCAGTCCAACGACTCCTTCGTCCAATACAAAGTCAACGTCACAGGACGTCTAAAAACCGTCGAAGAATTCAGCAACATCATCGTACGTACCAGCGATGACGGCGATATCGTTAAGATCAGGGACATCGCCCGCATCGAACTGGGCGCGGAAAGCTACACCGGCAGCTCCCGGGCCAACGGCAAGACATCCGTCAACATGGCCGTTTACCGCAATGACGACTCCAATGCCCTGGAGACGATGAAAACCGTCAAAAAAACGCTGGAAGAGCTTAAGGTATCCTTTCCCGACGGCGTCTCTTACGAGGTCAGTTACGACCCGACGGAATACATCATAGCGACCATGTACGAGATCATCGAAACACTCGTCATCGCTTTGCTTCTCGTCGTCGGCATCACCTACCTCTTCCTGCAAGACTGGCGAGCTACACTTATTCCCGCACTGGCTATTCCGGTCTCCCTTCTGGGCACCTTCGTAATCCTCCTGCCGCTGGGTTTCAGCATCAACGTACTGACCATGTTCGGGCTAATCCTCGTCATCGGTTCTCTCGTGGATGACGGCATCATCGTCGTGGAAAACACGATCCGTCTCATGGATACGGAAGGGCTCTCCCCGTTGGAAGCTACTAAAAAGAGTATGCATCAAATCACGGGAGCAATCATTGCCACAACCCTGGTTACTGTCGCTATTTACATCCCGATCGCGTTCATCGGCGGCATGGTCGGCAATATCTACCTGCAGTTTTCCGTGACTATGTGCGTGGCGCTCTGCCTGTCTGCCGTCAATGCACTGACACTCAGTCCGGCTCTTTGCGTCATGCTCTTGAAGAAGAGGAAAAAGCAAAGAAGATTCAATATCTTCCGCCCCTTCAATGCTACTCTGGAGTTCTCCCGCCGTTCCTATCTGAAAATCTCCGGCGTATTCGTCCGTCGCGCCTGGTTGACTCTGTTGGCCCTGGCTGCCGTCCTTTTTGCCGACTGGAAGTTATTCGAAATCCTTCCCTCGTCCTTTTTGCCTCAGGAAGACAAAGGCACGCTCTTCGTCGACATCCAGCTTCCTCCGGGGGCCGCTCTGTCCCGTACGGAAGAGGCCCGCACCCAGGCGGAAGTCATGCTGATGGCAATGCCGGGTGTCCGCCAAGTCTCTTCCGTTACCGGGTTCAGCTTCACTGGAGGCAGCGGTGAAAACGTCGGAATGTGCATTGTCCAACTCCAGCCTTGGAACAAACGCACAACCCCGGATCTTCAAATTGACGCCCTTCTCGGCAAGGCCCAAGGCATGCTGGCCACAATTCCCTCGGCAAACATCAAAGTCTTCAGCCCGCCCGCCATCATGGGTCTCGGTGTCACAGGCGGCATTTCCTTCATGCTGCAGGCAGCCGGCGATGAAACACCCAAGCAGCTGGAACAGCACATGAACGACATGCTGGATCAAATCCGGAAGATTCCCGGCGTCGTCACGGCTTTCTCGTCCTATGAAGCCAATACACCGCAACTCTTCATGCACCTGGACCGCCAGAAAGCCCAAACCATGCACGTGCCGGTCAATCGCATCTTTTCCACCCTTCAGGGCAAACTGGCCTCCCTGTACGTCAATGACTTCAACATGGACGGCTATGCCTTTAAGGTAAAGATCCAGTCCGACACCAAGGAACGCGTCGGCATCAGGGATATCATGAGTACCTACATTCAGAACAATGAAGGCGAAATGGTACCCCTCAGCTCCGTAGCCACACTTTCCTATATCACCGGACCTCGACAAATCACCCGTTACAACCAGCTCATGTGCGCCAACATCCAGTGCATCATCAAAGCCGGTTCCAGCAGCGGCGAAATCATGAAGCAGATCGAAAGCCTGAAGCTTCCGGCCAATTACTCCATTGCCTGGACAGACATGAGCTACCAGGAACGCGAAAATGACGGACAGATTCTCTTCCTGATGATGCTTGCCTTCATCTTCGGCTACCTGTTCCTTGTGGCGCAGTATGAAAGTTGGACAACGCCCATGTCGGTGATCGTCTCCGTTTCCGTCGCCATCATGGGAGCGCTGGCCGGCCTGCTCATCTGCGGTTCATCACTGAGTATCTACGCCCAGTTGGGCTTGGTCATGCTCGTGGGGCTGGCAAGTAAAAACGCCATTCTGATGGTCGAATTCTCCAAAGAAGACCATGAACGAGGAGCCACGATCCAGCAGGCTGCTCTGAACGGGGCAAGCCAGCGTTTCCGCGCCGTCTTAATGACAGCCATTTCGTTTATCATCGGTGTATTCCCGATGGTTATCGCCACAGGAGCCGGTGCCGCAAGCCGCCAGGCCATCGGCATCACAACCTTCTATGGCATGATCTGCGCCACTTGCGTCGGCATCCTCCTCATTCCGGGCCTCTATTCCATGTTCCAGCGCATGCGGGAATTTACGCGCAACAAGGTTAAAAGGTCCGGTAGAATACACCCTCAAAAAAATCAGGAAAAACTTCCGGACGAAACTGCGACCGACCCGTCTGTCCAGTAA
- a CDS encoding efflux RND transporter periplasmic adaptor subunit, protein MKFFPFLLSPGVTSLLAIFLFMGTPSPAADTPAPTHSPASTVLTEKASLMRNAINKPYTGQIEAIDTVAIQPRVSGNILSQHFTEGDIVKEGQLLFEIEDTQYKANVMNAEAQIAQTQAKLSYAKANLERYEKLVKNASVSKDTVENARSSMAALEAQKKAEEAQLIIAYDNLNYTKITTPISGKIGRTTFSRGNYITPQSGTLATVTNMDQVYVRFPMSERDLLSLFGNTDEMKKNAVIHLKLADGKPFPTSGSIAMIDNKIKPTTDTITIWAKFNNPEGNLTPGGIVTVDLSKKEVESLPSVNISAIMYDDTKCYVYIVNSDNIVEQRDVLLGNMMNNRQCIRSGIKEGDIVIVDGQHKTRPGATVIPVESN, encoded by the coding sequence ATGAAATTTTTTCCTTTTCTTCTGTCCCCCGGCGTTACCAGCCTCCTTGCCATCTTCCTTTTCATGGGAACGCCAAGCCCGGCGGCAGACACTCCCGCCCCAACCCATTCGCCTGCCAGTACCGTATTAACAGAAAAGGCTTCGCTCATGAGAAATGCCATCAATAAGCCCTACACCGGCCAGATTGAAGCCATTGATACGGTTGCCATCCAACCCCGAGTATCGGGTAACATCCTTTCCCAGCACTTCACGGAAGGTGACATTGTCAAGGAGGGTCAGCTTCTCTTCGAAATTGAAGACACCCAGTATAAGGCCAACGTCATGAACGCCGAAGCGCAAATCGCCCAAACTCAGGCTAAACTCAGCTACGCCAAGGCCAATTTGGAACGCTACGAAAAACTGGTTAAAAACGCCTCCGTCTCCAAGGATACCGTTGAAAATGCCCGCAGCTCCATGGCAGCCCTGGAAGCCCAGAAGAAAGCCGAGGAAGCTCAACTCATTATCGCTTACGACAATCTCAACTACACCAAAATAACCACGCCCATCTCCGGAAAAATCGGGCGAACCACCTTTTCACGAGGTAATTATATCACTCCGCAATCCGGTACGCTGGCTACCGTCACCAACATGGATCAAGTGTACGTCCGCTTCCCCATGAGCGAACGAGACCTTCTTTCTCTCTTCGGCAATACGGACGAAATGAAGAAAAACGCCGTCATCCACCTGAAACTTGCCGATGGCAAACCTTTCCCGACATCCGGCTCTATCGCCATGATCGACAACAAGATCAAACCCACGACGGATACCATCACTATCTGGGCCAAATTCAACAACCCGGAAGGCAACCTTACCCCTGGCGGCATCGTCACTGTCGATCTCTCCAAGAAGGAAGTGGAATCCCTCCCCTCCGTCAATATCTCCGCCATCATGTATGACGATACCAAATGCTATGTGTACATTGTCAACAGCGACAATATCGTCGAACAGAGAGATGTCCTTCTCGGCAATATGATGAACAACCGCCAGTGTATTCGTTCCGGCATCAAGGAAGGCGACATCGTCATCGTAGACGGTCAGCACAAGACCCGCCCCGGCGCCACGGTCATTCCCGTAGAATCCAACTGA
- a CDS encoding SDR family NAD(P)-dependent oxidoreductase: protein MIQAMNAYKFNRKVAVMMGTSRGMLRQVGILMASKGISLAIFDKDGAAGEELISFLQGCGHLLFMGEMKSRNDLASFAHFIQLQYGRVDYMVNSAASGRELVEVDEGGDDVLKVPQEAARSFLARMLKEQFTNGASIINLGEVRSAVSCWETPHKGNYRENPYVFSQKSGLSLSVRISHVIPVGRPDCGGVLDEKTAQTIMALCLSPHRSSEVRETIVVDASLPYAFEYYGRGLVNVQSAEADVDYLAVQ, encoded by the coding sequence ATGATTCAGGCAATGAATGCTTACAAGTTCAATAGAAAAGTTGCCGTCATGATGGGAACCTCTCGCGGTATGCTCCGTCAGGTAGGTATCTTGATGGCATCAAAGGGAATCAGTTTGGCAATTTTTGACAAGGATGGAGCTGCAGGTGAAGAGCTGATTAGTTTCCTCCAGGGTTGCGGACACCTCCTTTTCATGGGAGAAATGAAATCCAGGAACGATCTAGCATCCTTTGCTCACTTTATCCAACTTCAATACGGCCGGGTAGACTATATGGTCAATAGTGCGGCTTCTGGGCGCGAACTGGTAGAGGTGGATGAGGGGGGAGATGATGTTCTGAAGGTACCTCAAGAAGCTGCCCGGAGTTTTTTGGCCCGCATGTTGAAAGAACAGTTTACCAACGGTGCTTCCATTATCAATCTGGGTGAGGTACGATCGGCTGTTTCTTGTTGGGAGACGCCTCACAAAGGAAACTACCGCGAAAATCCCTATGTGTTTTCCCAAAAATCTGGCCTCTCTCTATCTGTGAGGATCAGCCATGTGATCCCAGTCGGTAGGCCGGACTGTGGAGGTGTATTGGATGAAAAGACGGCTCAGACGATAATGGCTCTCTGCCTGTCGCCTCATCGCTCCTCAGAGGTACGCGAGACGATCGTGGTGGATGCTTCCTTGCCGTATGCATTCGAATACTATGGTCGCGGCTTGGTCAATGTGCAATCTGCGGAAGCAGATGTCGATTACTTGGCTGTTCAATAA
- a CDS encoding MarC family protein, producing the protein MDLIKTAVLLFIVLDPLGLVPVVHSMIAGYSPKRRKRILVRESLFALAILLLFLFAGNALMQFLELEQSALNITGGILLFMVSIGMVFPNKSVTSSSGNDEVIEPFIVPIAVPLMAGPSAIAIILLQSSAAQDAVEMSLLGGAVFLAWLAAAVVLYLSQYLIKFLGDRGMVALERLMGMILTMISIQMFLNGLHQV; encoded by the coding sequence ATGGATTTGATCAAAACGGCTGTACTCCTCTTTATCGTGCTGGATCCACTGGGATTAGTGCCTGTCGTGCACAGCATGATTGCCGGGTATTCGCCCAAGAGAAGGAAGCGAATCCTGGTTCGTGAATCTCTGTTTGCATTGGCGATTCTTCTTCTATTCTTGTTTGCCGGCAATGCTTTGATGCAATTTTTGGAGTTGGAGCAATCCGCCCTGAACATTACGGGAGGGATCCTCCTTTTCATGGTATCCATTGGCATGGTATTTCCCAATAAGTCCGTAACATCTTCTTCTGGAAATGATGAAGTGATCGAACCGTTCATTGTTCCGATTGCCGTGCCTCTGATGGCCGGTCCGTCTGCAATAGCTATTATCCTGCTGCAATCTTCGGCTGCCCAGGATGCCGTGGAGATGTCTTTGCTGGGAGGGGCTGTGTTCCTGGCGTGGCTGGCGGCGGCTGTTGTTCTGTACTTGTCCCAATATCTCATTAAGTTTTTGGGAGACCGTGGGATGGTTGCTCTGGAACGTCTGATGGGAATGATTTTGACGATGATTTCCATTCAGATGTTCTTGAATGGGTTGCATCAAGTGTAA
- a CDS encoding polymer-forming cytoskeletal protein, which produces MTDSITNFLAAGIEINGTIRFTNDMHIDGKIEGEISSERGTVTIGESAEIKGDITAGDVRIYGNVEGKVNAQRCELKRQSRLRGDVHTKTLSMEEGAQLSGRTEIG; this is translated from the coding sequence ATGACTGATTCCATCACCAATTTCCTTGCAGCCGGCATTGAAATCAACGGTACCATCCGCTTCACCAACGACATGCACATCGATGGCAAAATCGAAGGCGAAATCTCATCCGAGCGCGGAACGGTAACCATTGGCGAATCCGCCGAAATCAAAGGCGATATCACCGCCGGAGACGTCCGCATTTACGGCAATGTCGAAGGCAAGGTCAATGCCCAGCGTTGCGAACTCAAGCGCCAGTCCCGCCTCCGCGGAGATGTCCACACCAAGACTCTCTCCATGGAAGAGGGAGCCCAGCTTTCCGGTCGCACGGAAATCGGTTAA
- the frr gene encoding ribosome recycling factor: MDANTVLSNVEAGMQKAIEYLHGEFAGIRTGKASPSLVENLDVMVASYGSSMKLKSMAVISTPDARSILIQPFDPGTLNDIQRAINESRLNLNPVIDARSVRVPIPALSEERRKDLVKYAKSVAEEARVRARGSRREGMDSLKKLKADNTITEDDQRTLEDKVQKLTDKTVKSIDEILAAKEKDIMTV, from the coding sequence ATGGACGCTAACACAGTACTTTCCAATGTCGAAGCCGGCATGCAAAAAGCCATCGAATACCTCCACGGTGAATTCGCAGGCATCCGTACCGGCAAAGCTTCTCCCTCACTGGTAGAAAACCTGGACGTCATGGTCGCCAGCTACGGTTCCAGCATGAAGCTTAAAAGCATGGCCGTCATCAGCACTCCCGATGCCCGCAGCATTCTCATCCAGCCGTTCGACCCGGGCACGCTCAATGACATTCAACGCGCTATCAACGAAAGCCGCCTGAACCTCAATCCCGTCATCGATGCCCGCTCCGTGCGCGTACCCATCCCGGCACTTTCCGAAGAACGCCGCAAAGACCTTGTCAAATACGCCAAAAGCGTAGCGGAAGAAGCCCGGGTTCGCGCCCGTGGCAGTCGGCGCGAAGGCATGGACAGCCTCAAGAAGCTCAAAGCCGATAACACCATTACGGAAGATGATCAGCGCACCTTGGAGGACAAAGTCCAGAAGCTGACGGATAAAACCGTCAAATCCATTGATGAAATCCTTGCCGCCAAGGAAAAGGACATCATGACCGTTTGA
- the pyrH gene encoding UMP kinase yields MTDAHHPPFKRILLKLSGEALRSPGSMDNISPEIVARIAQEIADAHQASGIELGLVVGGGNFWRGAKASVRGMERATADYVGMLATVMNALALQSAIQRCGVPCIVQSAIEMKNVAEPFIRLKAKEDLSQGKIVIFAAGTGNPFFSTDTTAALRASEINAEVVMKATSVDGVYDADPKKVDNAKRFDTIAYQECISRQLKVMDSTAFTLCMDNKKPIIVFDMHTEGNITRALMGEPIGTVIS; encoded by the coding sequence ATGACAGACGCCCACCATCCTCCCTTCAAAAGGATCCTGCTCAAACTGAGCGGAGAAGCCCTACGCAGCCCAGGCAGCATGGATAATATTTCCCCGGAAATCGTTGCCCGCATCGCCCAGGAAATCGCCGATGCCCACCAGGCTTCCGGCATTGAACTCGGGCTCGTCGTTGGAGGCGGCAATTTCTGGCGAGGGGCCAAAGCCAGCGTCCGCGGCATGGAACGCGCCACGGCAGACTATGTGGGCATGCTTGCTACGGTCATGAACGCCTTGGCTTTGCAAAGTGCCATCCAGCGTTGCGGCGTTCCCTGCATTGTCCAGTCCGCCATCGAAATGAAGAATGTGGCCGAACCGTTCATCCGCCTCAAGGCCAAGGAAGACCTCTCCCAAGGTAAAATCGTGATCTTTGCCGCCGGTACCGGCAATCCGTTTTTCTCTACGGATACGACGGCAGCTCTGCGCGCCAGCGAAATCAACGCTGAAGTCGTTATGAAAGCCACTTCCGTCGACGGTGTCTATGATGCCGACCCGAAAAAGGTGGATAATGCCAAACGTTTTGATACAATCGCCTATCAGGAATGTATTTCCCGCCAATTGAAAGTCATGGACTCCACTGCTTTCACTCTCTGCATGGACAACAAGAAACCGATCATCGTCTTCGATATGCACACGGAAGGCAACATTACCCGGGCTCTCATGGGAGAACCCATTGGCACAGTCATTTCCTAA
- a CDS encoding mechanosensitive ion channel family protein, which translates to MPTPSPLSFAAAAETPEPPPTKPVDPVKDIENFMNMPDWMKAKEVDSLVSNLAHAAIWLIVASVALIILCKVLAPLFRRHMSPQASALLLKIIRHGGFILIIVEAFALLGFDIVTLLGAASIIGVAVGFASQTSLSNIISGLFLVGERQINLGDIVEIIGIRGTVDAINLMSVQIRLPDNTMVRVPNEMIIKNPVSNITRFETRRCDIDFSVDYSSDLDKVLALLNKILADQPLCLNTPQPSILFSGFQDSGIAFTVGAWCERDNYAQLRMDLAKQIKKEFDKEGISIPFPIISIDARNNSIPVTLVSSEAASRD; encoded by the coding sequence ATGCCAACTCCATCCCCCCTTTCATTCGCCGCAGCCGCCGAAACGCCGGAGCCACCTCCCACTAAACCCGTCGATCCCGTCAAGGACATTGAAAATTTCATGAACATGCCGGATTGGATGAAAGCCAAGGAAGTAGACTCCCTCGTGAGCAACCTGGCTCATGCAGCTATCTGGCTGATTGTCGCCTCAGTAGCATTAATCATCCTCTGCAAGGTTCTTGCCCCACTGTTCCGAAGGCACATGTCACCGCAGGCCTCGGCCTTGCTCCTCAAAATCATCCGTCACGGAGGATTCATCCTCATCATCGTCGAAGCGTTCGCCCTGCTGGGATTTGATATTGTGACTCTGCTCGGTGCCGCAAGCATTATCGGCGTAGCCGTCGGCTTTGCGTCACAAACTTCGCTATCCAACATCATCAGCGGACTTTTCCTCGTCGGCGAGCGACAAATCAACCTCGGCGACATCGTAGAAATCATCGGCATCCGCGGTACAGTGGATGCCATTAACCTCATGTCCGTCCAAATACGCCTGCCGGACAACACCATGGTACGGGTTCCCAATGAAATGATCATTAAAAACCCGGTCAGCAACATCACCCGCTTCGAAACCCGGCGATGCGACATCGATTTCTCCGTCGATTACAGCAGCGACCTGGATAAAGTCCTCGCCCTGCTCAACAAGATCCTTGCCGATCAACCCCTCTGCCTGAATACCCCGCAACCAAGTATCCTGTTTTCCGGATTTCAGGATTCCGGCATCGCCTTCACCGTCGGCGCCTGGTGCGAGCGGGACAACTACGCTCAGCTCCGCATGGATCTGGCCAAACAAATCAAAAAAGAGTTCGACAAGGAAGGCATTTCCATCCCCTTCCCGATCATCAGCATCGACGCCCGCAACAACTCCATTCCCGTTACGCTAGTCTCCTCCGAAGCGGCTTCCCGTGATTAA
- a CDS encoding peroxiredoxin, with product MLLVGKQAPDFSANAVVNGTIVENFSLSQYKGKKYVVLFFYPKDFTFVCPTELLGFQNALAEFEKRDVAVIGCSTDSEFSHWAWVNTPTSQGGIQGVTYPIVSDINKTIAGNYDVLAGEQLIDEEGNVDVEGEMVAYRGLFLIDKQGIVRHQLINDMPLGRSIEETLRMVDALKHFEQYGEVCPLGWHEGQRAMTPSHEGVASYLSE from the coding sequence ATGCTCCTCGTAGGAAAACAAGCCCCTGATTTCAGTGCCAACGCAGTCGTCAACGGAACGATCGTCGAAAACTTCTCCCTGTCCCAGTACAAGGGTAAGAAATACGTTGTCCTGTTCTTTTATCCGAAGGATTTCACCTTCGTCTGCCCGACCGAACTCCTCGGTTTCCAGAATGCACTGGCTGAATTTGAAAAACGCGACGTTGCTGTCATCGGTTGTTCGACGGACAGTGAATTCTCCCACTGGGCCTGGGTTAACACCCCGACCAGCCAAGGCGGTATCCAAGGCGTCACATACCCGATCGTCTCCGACATCAACAAAACGATTGCCGGCAACTACGACGTTCTCGCCGGGGAACAGCTCATCGACGAAGAAGGCAACGTAGACGTGGAAGGTGAAATGGTCGCCTACCGCGGCCTTTTCCTGATCGACAAGCAAGGCATCGTCCGCCACCAGTTGATCAACGACATGCCCCTTGGACGTTCCATTGAAGAAACCCTCCGTATGGTCGATGCTCTCAAACACTTCGAGCAATACGGTGAAGTCTGCCCTCTCGGCTGGCATGAAGGTCAACGTGCCATGACACCCTCCCACGAAGGTGTCGCTTCCTATCTCAGCGAATAA
- the fabG gene encoding 3-oxoacyl-[acyl-carrier-protein] reductase, translating into MQKLAGKIAVVTGAGRGIGNAIARRLASEGAKVVLISRSPSSCGGAANEINKEFPGSCKAFPCDVSDYNAVQETASAILKEFPQIDILVNNAGITRDTLMLRMKEEDWDQVMDTNLKSAFNLVKAFQRILMKSSAGRIINMSSVIGLVGNVGQANYAASKAGLLGFTKSIAQEFAPRKVTCNVIAPGFISTEMSNAIPENLKEEILKKIPLREQGSVEDIAALTAFLASDDARYITGQVIACDGGMTM; encoded by the coding sequence ATGCAGAAACTTGCAGGAAAAATAGCCGTTGTTACGGGTGCTGGCCGGGGAATCGGCAACGCCATTGCCCGCCGCCTCGCCTCCGAAGGAGCCAAAGTCGTCCTGATCAGCAGAAGTCCCTCCAGTTGCGGAGGAGCCGCCAACGAAATCAATAAGGAATTTCCCGGCTCCTGCAAGGCCTTCCCTTGTGATGTTTCCGATTACAATGCCGTCCAGGAAACAGCCTCCGCTATCCTCAAGGAGTTCCCACAGATCGACATTCTCGTCAACAATGCGGGAATTACGCGTGATACACTGATGCTCCGTATGAAAGAAGAGGACTGGGACCAGGTGATGGATACCAACTTGAAAAGTGCCTTCAATCTTGTCAAAGCCTTCCAGCGCATTTTGATGAAGTCTTCTGCCGGCCGCATTATCAATATGAGCTCTGTCATTGGTCTCGTCGGTAACGTAGGACAGGCCAACTATGCCGCCTCCAAGGCAGGATTGCTCGGATTTACCAAATCCATCGCTCAGGAATTTGCTCCGCGCAAGGTGACGTGCAATGTCATTGCTCCTGGATTCATTTCCACGGAAATGTCCAATGCCATTCCGGAGAATCTCAAGGAGGAAATTCTCAAGAAAATCCCCCTCAGGGAACAGGGATCGGTCGAAGACATTGCGGCTCTTACTGCCTTTTTGGCTTCTGACGATGCCCGTTACATTACGGGACAGGTCATTGCCTGCGATGGCGGGATGACCATGTAA